The genomic region TCTTTAATGATCATCCATTGGTGCCAGAGAGAGGGAAGGCAGGAGGCGGGTTGGCGGAACTTTATACTACGGAAAATAcatttgaagggagagggagggatgggttgctacactacataaaaatggGAACTAGAGGGAGAATCCCTAaactacagaaagaaaaaataactttaaacCTAAGATGGCTGCTACTAGTTAGAGGGGAGGgcaagagctttttgggagggatcaggaaggtggaatggttgaggagggatcccttcactgtagaaaaaaaaaataatcctaaactgcatactggcagaccatctgccagtacctaagattatGGCGAGTATTTGGGgaggggagagctgtttgggaggaaccAGGCAGGACAATTCCTACATTAATATACTATTACACTTACCAACCCTTTCACtgttgggaatttcagaagtgtggcgcgcagctgcaattagcggcctaattaccaaaaagcaatggcaaagccatgcatgtctgcaacTTCTGAACATAAAGGATCCCACAGAAGCTTTtaccatttgtgttatgattgcacaagaaacccaaagtctttttttaaatatgatccCATTTCCATGCTTGATTGAAAAAACAGAGCACCTATTATAGGCtcctaatggttttttttttatttggcacaATTTGTACAAAATCAGACATTTAATGCAGACTTGTATTCATTGTAGTTTCCATGACAATGTGGATATCATTACAAAAGCAAGAGACATTATTAGTTATCACAACTATTCACTCACTATACCTCAGTAGTTCAATCACACATACAGTCGCGCAATATGCTAATGTTGATCAAAGTTAAAGAACTTTTCATACACATCCATGTTTTTAACGTGAATtgttcagcttgtgtgtttttagtaaaaatatatgtacatttgtTGAAAATATATATCAATGTCCAAATAACTTACGGTAAAAATACAAGTTCAGAATTTACAGCTTATTGCTACCCAACAAGTAATCTAAGTTACTCTTGTTTAGTACTTCTAGATTTTGATTAGTTTAATGGTGTGGTCAATGGATCTTGTTCTTAACAtctccattttgaaagttttttggtAATCTTTGTCCTTTGGTGTAAGCATGAAACCAAAAGTTGAGgaacaaaaataagaaaattaatccATATGACAAAATGATGTAGAGGAAGACTGGAAACTGGTATGGGCAATCTTTCAAAATGAAAAACTGACCAATATGAAATGTTACCATCAAGAACTGTACCTATGAAAAAAAAGAACATTATTATAAGCATAATATAACACTAATTGCTAAATTACTATCTGCACCCATTGCAACTGTTcaaaatgagagagagagcacgagaaatAGCGAGAGAGCACGAGAAATAGCGAGAGAGCACGAGAAATAGCGAGAGAGCACGAGAAATAGCGAGAGAGCACGAGAAATAGCGAGAGAGCACGAGAAATAGCGAGAGAGCACGAGAAATAGCGAGAGAGCACGAGAAATAGCAAGAGAGCACGAGAAATAGCGAGAGCGAGAGAGCGCGAgcacgagaaagagagagcgcgagcacgagaaagagagagcgcgagcacgagaaagagagagcgcgagcacgagaaagagagagagcgagcacgagaaagagagagagcgagcacgagaaagagagagagcgagcacgagaaagagagagagcgagcacgagaaagagagagagcgagcacgagaaagagagagagcgagcacgagaaagagagagagcgagcacgagaaagagagagagcgagcacgagaaagagagagagcgagcacgagaaagagagcgagcgcgagaaagagagcgagcgcgagaaagagagcgagcgcgagaaagagagcgagcgcgagaaagagagcgagcgcgagaaagagagagagcgcgagaaagagagagagcgcgagaaagagagagagagcgcgagaaagagagagcgcgagaaagagagagcgcgagaaagagagagagcgcgagaaagagagagagagcgcgagaaagagagagagcgcgagaaagagagagagagcgcgagaaagagagagagagagcgcgagaaagagagagagagcgcgagaaagagagagagagcgcgagaaagagagagagagcgcgagaaagagagagagagcgcgagaaagagagagagagcgcgagaaagagagagagagagcgcgagaaagagagagagagcgcgagagcgaGATCATTGTCACAGTAAATGAAACCTCACAggatgctttttttattttcatcactTTGCTGCCTCAGGAGATAGAGCAGTTAAGGCAATTAAGATGTTGACTTATGCTGACAATATCAAATTAAATTTCAaggaattaagaaaaaaaaatgggattaCACTTACTAGTTGTATGGAGGTCATGTATTTTTTCCACCACAGATACTTTTGATATTTAGGTCCCAGTGCTGACATCCCATAATAGGTGTACATGATAACATGTACAACACAGTTCACTAATGCATGGAATGTGCCCAAACCACCTATGTAGAAGACAGTTCAACCAATTAGCAAGAATAAAACTAGTTCAAATAGTCACAGCTAGCAATTGTGTACACGATATAGATAGGCAGACAAAACACACATACTTATACCCTTTTTTTAATGCAGTTGTTTCATCTTTTAAACTGtatagaaaaacaacaaatatcaaATAAAGTACAggctaaagggacattctaatgcacaGATGAAATGCTAACAATAATTTGTTAGAACATATGATTTTTGCATTAGTGACCATTTCTAAACTAGgttaaaaacatagccaaaatCTCTTGAGAGAGGAACCATGCATTTCACCTCTTAAGAAGAAAATGGTTTGTGGTTGGGGAATATATGTGTTTGCTACCCCTAATTGGCTCAGCAGGCATATTTTGCTATGTGTTTTGGCTCCCAAGCTGTGTTTTAGTTATATCATTAACCACAGCATCAGAAAGGGAGACTAATACAAACATGTTAATATTGTATTCTCATAGAAGTATAGCCAAGAAAGAGTGGAATTCTTAGACTTTGAGATATATTTAGGATAATCAGATTAAAAGTAaacgttattttaaaaaaatggtcaaTTTCATTAACACAAACACTGGCTAACAAATATACCCAAAGAGACCATTTATGAGGTTTAAAAGAAATTGCAAAGAAAATAAGGAATATAAAACACAAGTTCAGATATTCAAACGTTTACTGGAAGAAAAGAGATAATGACAGATTTGAAAATGGAGTtggactattaacctctaaacgccattaggacattccatgccgtcctaacagcgctgggctttaacaccgTTAAGACAGCAttgaacgtcctaccttatatggcataACGCAGCCTCCTACTTTTAGAGAATGGAAAATCGGATTGGTGGGGCGAGTCTAGCATCATAGGCAGTCCCTCATGATCCGTTCCCTGCCATGAAATCACATGATTCACTTTGTTCCAATCTAAGCGCTTGCACCCCAGCATGAAGTGGTTAATATTAGGATACAACACACAATTTAAACAAATTAGAGAAATaataaacattgaaaaatattattaaaagataCAATATTTGAGGAACTATTGGATGAAACTCCCCCAATATTGTATATAAAAAGGTacccaatcttaaagggacataaaacccaatttttttcttgaatgattcagatagagcatacaattttaaacaactttcaaatttacttctgttatcaaattttcttcgttttttgttatcctttgttgaaaggatgTAAGCTCATGAttgtgcacgtgtccacaacactatatggcagcagttttgcaacagtgttatacattagcagaagcactagatggcagctctatttcctgtcatgtagtgcttcaggcacacaacctacctaggtatcccttcaacaaagaataacatgagaacaaaacaaattttataataaaagtaaataatctaatgaaagaaaatgttggggtttactgtccctttaaagatcattATTTAAAAGCTATATTAGAGAACACACACCACCTAATCATTGGCTATCCACTATAAAAaaatctggagagccaaggttgctaaCCCCTGCACTATACAAACTCAATTCAAATGCCAGGCAGCAAGtacagaaaagtaaataaaaaaataaaaactttttacaaaaaagtacataaaaaaaactaaacaaaatgaaTCAACTTATCCCACGTGTAACagtaagaatgttatttatttgctacGATGCATATGTAATGTATTATATATAGGTAGGACCACTAGACTTCTGAAAATGATAATTCCTGAACACATTAGGTTGATAATAACACAATAGGTTTAAAAAAACACTCTGCATCAGCTCATTTATAACAAAATTCACAATAGAAATCAATCTCTTAGAATTTATAGGTATCAGAAAAGCAGTTTCACATTGGAGAGGGggtatgaaaaaacaaaaacaaccaaggacagatggaaattaaatggaCATTTACTTTAGGTACATTTATTCCAAATGGTCTAAATAAGGGATTTTGAACTTTGccatttttaaaagtatatattttttatgggcattaataaaaaaaaattgtatactcaAATATATTCATTTATAGAGATATATTCCTCTGCATGAAAGTTAACCATCTAACAGATCTAATGATATCATCTTTGGAACTATCAACAACAGAACATGAAGCTAACaaaacatccttgaaaaagccgTATGTCAATGGCAAAACATACATCGGATGATCACGTGGTAGCCACGCCCCACTAGTCACGCAAATAGGTATCACGGGACATTTTTAACGATGTTGGAAATTGAAATCCTCATCCATCTCTCCCCACACGCATAGCTGTTTCGGCCCAGTCCCACTAATATAACAGTGGTTTAGAACCTTGGTGAGTAATAGTTGGGAGCAATATTGTGGCATTTTAAATATTCGTTTTAATTACTTTTTtgtcattttaataaatttgtatttacaccACGGAGCTGTTGCTGGTTGAATACTGGTagtataaaaccaggtgtgtgCTATTATACAAGCCAGTCAGGCTCAGGAATATGTGAGTAGCCTTCCGGCATCCTTGTTAAAGTcggatatatttatacagtatgtcACTATGTTTCCTACACAAAGACTCCATATAGGATTCCACATCAATTCCTCATATAAGATTAATTCAATAATATTGACTATGTGTATATCCttccatgtatttattttttattattattttcactttttatttctaTAACACTTTTTTTGTACGTTAATTTTGTACATTTATTTGCATACTTTTCAAACTGAAGCCTCATCACACAGACCTACACCAGAACTGTGTACAGAGGGATTTTTGTCATTCCGTTTGCTGCTGTGATGTTTCTAGAATTTTCCCTAATGCCAACATCTCTCGTCTCTCCCCTAACACATTAGTGCACCTATGCCAAGTCTTACTTAATAGTAGGATAATTGTGAATATGAGTCACTAAACACCAGGGTTTGCAATGCATGCAATAGCCATTACATGAAAAAAGAAACTCACAGCGAGTTgacaagacaagaaaaaaaaaatacagtgcaaTGCAAGACAGTGGGTAATTGAGAAAAAATAGATAAATGATGCATAAATGATGacgtaaaaaatgagacaaaaaacAGGAgagaaagtaaaaaatattttgagaatgTATTAAAAAGGGACACAGTTTTTTGCAATGTATTGCAAGCATTTCAGTACTTAGAAACTGCAGATAGTGAGTAGTGTTAATCTGCTTGTTTTAAGAGTACTGCCTGTCATGTGCAACTTGTCATACATAATTAACAATAGCTAAAGCAGCTGCACTGCACTCTCTTTCTATGCAACTGGTGGTACTGCCTCTGAAGAATGGGGGTGGGGCTTGTGGAAGCATGTAAGCTCACACCCCTGAGGTGCCACAACTATACTTTGTAGTGCAATTattaaacacattacagaaatcaGTAacatttagtgtctctttaaccaaATTACAATTGTTTTCTAAAAGTGCTTGGTCTGCTACCTCCCAGAAGAAACCTGTAAATGCATGGAGTGCAGAAACCTTTCACAGcacaggtgagtaaaatggctcacCAGGGAGGGGGGGGTCCCATTGATTATACAAACTGATGCAATAGTGTGTATTAATACAAACATAACCGGGAGTGACAGATTAAACATCATCaaatatagttaaataaatatttgtatataattatGTTAAATCAGCATTCATTtatgctgtaaaaaaaatacttGAAATGACCGCATTGCAAAATAATTATAGATtcttacatatgtatacaaagcgtTATGATTATTACATGTTTTAAAAGCATCTACAACTgtacttttattagcaaaattttcagttttgcagtccagggacacaccccttgagAAGCCTCAAGTGTTTGTCTCCTTTGCTGCAGAGAATATATAAATGGGGACCTACACATTTAATTCCACAAAATGCAACACCAGTCTATCTGGCAACAGTAGAAAAACATTCATTTTCAGATTTAAAATTACATGACAAagacaaaataaaatgaaatgtaaaTGATGAATTATTATTACCTGCAGCAAACTTGACGCCAAACCACCACGTCCATGGCATGATAGAGTGATGAAATACATGCAAGAACGTAACCTGACTATTCTTCTTACGCAATACAAAAAAGATCTTAAAGAcaataaaaatgcatatttcaattaaaggaccagtcaacacagtagatttgtataatcaacaaatgcaagataacaagacaatgcaatagcacttagtttgaactccaaatgagtagtagatatttttctgacaatttaaaagttatgtctatttccattccccctgtaccatgtgacagccatcagccaatcacaaatgcatacacaaggactttagtgttaggaccagtctatattgggacaccttgtaagttggtgactggctaagcagaatatggccatattgtgtgactaagatcccaattttatttaaaagaatagatgtttttgcaggctattttttgcagcatttaaaaagtgttgtgtatttgcaaatggatgtgcgccaataccccctgttttgtgtatttacttggtcacattggcagcactcccaaagatgagagagcaaaagagagcaagagagagagcaaaagagagcaaaagagagcaaaagagagcaaaagagagcgagagagagcaaaagaaagagagagagagagagagagagaaagagagagagaaagagagagagaaagagagagagaaagagagagagaaagagagagagaaagagagagaaagagagagagaaagagagagaaagagagagagaaagagagagaaagagagagagagaaagagagagaaagagagagagaaagagagagaaagagagagaaagagagagagaaagagagagagaaagagagagagagagagagagagagagaaagaggagagagaaagagagagagaaagagagagagaaagagagagagaaagagagagagagaagagagagagaaagagagagagagagaaagagagagaaagagagagaaagagagagaaagagagagaaagagagagaaagagagagagagagagagagagagagagagagagagagagagagagagagagagagagagagagagagagagagacacagacaaagcaaaagagaggggggggagagagagagctgtacTGCAAAacatggcccatgtgaacgggctttaggactaatatatatatattatatatacacacacatacatacacatatatatatatatatacacacatatatatatatatatatatatatatacacacacacaaataaaaagttTCCCCTTTTTACAGTATATAAAATGTGGTTTCTTCTTATTTAATATCACCTAAATCTATTAATTTaagaggaaattaaaaaaaaaaatcacgtgcACAATAAACACTGGCTAATTTTAAAATAACCTGAAGAACTACACTAGTATACACAATATGAAATCTGAAAATATAGTGTTTTGTTTTAAatgagtaaataaaaataaaaatttaaaaaaaagaaataacttcACTGCTAAATGATACTAAAAACGTATAAAGTTTGAATACTTACAGTGTCTAATAATTCAATAAACTTCGAAAAATAAAACAGCCAGCAAGTCCAAGCCATCTGTAAAAATACAACAGATACAATAGGATTATGACATTTTCTGcggtaaagctaaaaaaaaatgggttttataaaaTGAATTACATGATTTGTGGCAGCATGCCATGTCCACCAATGCAGTTGAGGGAGTTGTCCATATCAACCAATGATCAAAAAGATGGTGGTGTAAGAATTTTGTTGACACATTCATTTTCTGAATATTTTcagtattaattttattacaaatatcTCCTAATCTCCTGTCTTAAGATGTCATAGTTCCCTCTCCTTAGCTTTATTCAGAGGATGTTAATTTCATGGTTCATTGCATGGCAACTTTCTGTTCTGGACCCAGAAGCTGAGAAGTGGTTTGTACCCACCTTTTCACTTACAGTACATAacgttatttgtattttttgggtCATTTAATAGTTTTCAAGAAATTCCACAACCATTGTTATtgcttacaaatataaataaattgtaaaatttggGCCCTGGTGAAAAGCAAAATTATTCAGACTTTAAGCTGAATTACATTGGTAAAGTGCTCCTAGCCCTGTGCATATTTGGGATGTAAAGAGCTAGACTTTCCACATTCCATTTCTTTCTCTATTTTGGTTACAGACCAAAAACTGCAGataaaggagaaaggaaaaaaaaagtgttttgcattctaataattttttgcattctaacgcctagatttagagttttgtctgtagaAACCTGCGGCTCTAACACTCCTTTTATTTCCAGCGCCAACTCTGGTATTATGAGttatctgaatggctgcgttaggctcagaaaagtgagcgttgagccaaatttaccgccacttcaaccctcaataccagcgttccttacggtagcggtaagctggaaaaacgtgctcgtgcacgatttccccataggaaacaatggggcagtttcggctgaaaaaaaacctaacacctgcaaaaaagcagcgttcagctcctaacgcagccccattgttcagtctacacctaacaccctaacatgaaccctgagtctaaacacccctacccttatacttattaacccctaatctgcagcccctaacatcatcgccacctgcattatattattaacccctaatctgccgttctggacaacgcagccacctacattatccctatgaacccctaatctgctgtccctaacatcgccgacacctacattatatttattaacccctaatctgccccccccccaacatcgcagctactatattaaatttattaatccctaaacctaagtctaaccctaaccataacaccccctaaattaaatataatttaaataaaacgaaataaacttactataattaaataaattattcctatttaaaactaaatacttacctgtaaaataaaccctaatatagctacaatataactaatagttacattgtagctattttaggatttatatttattttaaaggcaactttgtatttattttaactaggtacaatagttattaaatagtcattaactatttaataactacctagctaaaataaatacaaatatacatgtaaaataaaccctaacctaagttacaattacacctaacactacactataattaaaatcattaactaaactacctacaattaaattatataaactaaattacgagagaaaaaacacactaaattacagaaaataaaaaagaaattacaagaagtttaaactaatgacacctaaactaagccacctaataaaataaaaaagacacccaaaataataagagtccctatcctaaattacaaagtaatcagcacttttaccagcccttaaaagggcttattgcagggcattgccccaaagtaatcagctcttttacctgtaaataaaaatacaaaaaatacttcaatctgattggctgattgaatcagctaatcagatttttcctaccttaattccgattggctgatagaatcctatcagccaatcggaattcaagggacaccatcttggatgacgtcatttaaaggaaccgtcaatcttcggccaggatggatgttccgcgtcggaggtcttcaggatgctgccgctccgctccggatggatgaagatagaagatgccgcttggatgatgacttcaaccggatggaggacctcttctgccccgcttggatgaagaattcagctcagctgggtgaagacgactgaaggtagggagatcttcagggggttagtgttaggttttttaaggggggtttgggtgggttgtaatgttgggggggggggtattgtatttttatttacaggtaaaagagccgattactttggggcaatgcccctcaaaaagcccttttaagggctggtaaaagagcggattactttgtaatttaggatagggtagggacttttattattttgggggtcttttttattttattatggggcttagtttaggtgtaattagtttaaacttcttgtaatttcttttttattttctgtaatttagtgtttgtttttttcgtaatttagtttattttatttaattgtatttaattgtaggtagtttagttaatgattttaattatagtgtagtgttaggtgtaattgtaacttaggttagggtttattttacaggtataattgtatttattttagctaggtagttattaaatagttaaacactatttaataactattgtacctagttaaaataaatacaaagttgcctgtaaaataaatataaatcctaaaatagctacaatgtacaaTGTaagaatttaaagtgacagtctacaccactggttttcaaacctgtcctcaagtctCCCtaaacagtccaggttttctggattatcttgggtgagagcaggtaaataaccatgtttactaatcagctgattgtttcccctgtgctctagttcagatattctcaaaatgtgACCTGCTAGGGAGGActaaggacagatttgaaaaccagtgatctacaccttcatcatcttaaagtcttaccttagattaaagggacactgaacccaaatattttctttcgagattcagatagagcacgacattttaagcaactttctaatttactcctctaatcaaattttcttcattctcttggtatctttatttgaaatgcaagaatttaagtttagatgccggcccatttttggtgaacaacctgggttgctct from Bombina bombina isolate aBomBom1 chromosome 2, aBomBom1.pri, whole genome shotgun sequence harbors:
- the ELOVL7 gene encoding elongation of very long chain fatty acids protein 7, which produces MAFKDLTSRAVLLYDEWIKDADPRVEDWLLMSSPIPQTIIIAAYIYFVSSLGPKMMENRKPFDLKHIMALYNLFMVIFSLYMCYEFLMSGWATGYSFQCDIVDYSRSPDALRMAWTCWLFYFSKFIELLDTIFFVLRKKNSQVTFLHVFHHSIMPWTWWFGVKFAAGGLGTFHALVNCVVHVIMYTYYGMSALGPKYQKYLWWKKYMTSIQLVQFLMVTFHIGQFFILKDCPYQFPVFLYIILSYGLIFLFLFLNFWFHAYTKGQRLPKNFQNGDVKNKIH